The following proteins are co-located in the Paludibaculum fermentans genome:
- a CDS encoding zinc-dependent alcohol dehydrogenase, whose protein sequence is MAVAELIAQHQFALRENVIHDPLPGEVQVRVEAVGICGSDLHNFAEGQIGDVPSQYPMVLGHEPVGTVLKTGAGVTGWSAGDRVALEPPIYCYHCEFCMSGRHHLCEHVRFLSNPGEPGLFRDRANLPATNLLPLPANLGFDEATLFEPLGIILHSFRMGDPKIGETAVVIGGGPIGLTTIAALRVAGVARIWCVEKVAHRRDLALVLGADAVIDPDATDPVQAVLRDTGKRGVDMVYDCAAKDGSINWAIRMGASAARIVITGLPSETMPAIDFHHLRRKEQHFFPVRRSNHKSELALRLLQEQPQRFTPMITHRLPLDQVQKAFETLEAYVDGVGKVTLKP, encoded by the coding sequence ATGGCCGTCGCTGAACTGATTGCACAGCACCAATTCGCGCTGAGAGAGAACGTGATTCACGATCCGCTGCCGGGCGAAGTGCAGGTGCGGGTGGAGGCCGTGGGGATCTGCGGCAGCGATCTGCACAACTTCGCTGAAGGGCAGATCGGCGATGTGCCGTCGCAATATCCGATGGTGCTGGGGCACGAACCCGTGGGCACCGTGCTGAAGACAGGCGCGGGTGTGACGGGCTGGTCCGCCGGAGACCGTGTGGCGCTGGAGCCGCCCATCTACTGCTACCACTGCGAATTCTGCATGTCCGGCCGGCATCACTTGTGCGAGCATGTGCGCTTCCTCAGCAACCCCGGCGAGCCCGGCCTGTTTCGCGATCGGGCCAATCTGCCGGCCACGAACCTGCTACCGCTGCCTGCGAATCTCGGTTTCGACGAAGCGACCCTGTTTGAACCGCTGGGCATCATCCTCCACTCGTTCCGCATGGGCGACCCGAAGATCGGCGAGACCGCCGTTGTGATCGGCGGCGGCCCCATCGGGCTGACCACGATTGCGGCCCTGCGTGTGGCGGGCGTGGCGCGCATCTGGTGCGTGGAGAAGGTGGCGCACCGGCGCGACCTGGCCCTGGTGCTGGGCGCCGATGCCGTGATCGACCCCGATGCGACGGATCCGGTGCAGGCAGTGCTGCGGGATACCGGCAAGCGCGGCGTGGACATGGTCTATGACTGCGCGGCCAAGGATGGCTCGATCAACTGGGCGATCCGCATGGGCGCGTCGGCCGCGCGCATCGTCATTACTGGGCTGCCGTCGGAGACCATGCCGGCCATCGACTTCCACCACCTGCGCCGCAAAGAGCAGCACTTCTTCCCGGTGCGGCGTTCGAATCACAAGAGCGAACTGGCCCTCCGGCTGCTGCAGGAACAGCCCCAGCGGTTCACACCGATGATTACCCACCGCCTGCCGCTGGATCAGGTGCAGAAGGCGTTTGAGACGCTGGAAGCGTATGTCGACGGGGTGGGCAAGGTTACGTTGAAGCCCTGA
- the glgP gene encoding alpha-glucan family phosphorylase, with translation MPFQVQPVKEFLVSPALPPAISRLGELAHNLLWSWDHTIRPLFRRLDPSLWKECHRNPVLMLGRIPQESLEKAAADPRYIALYQSACRRYDQYMSLPPDASRKDTMLVAYFSMEYGLSESLTIYSGGLGILSGDHLKAASDAGLNLVGIGLLYQKGYLQQYLNPDGWQTEKTPVNDFYTWPVQPALDANGNEILVEVKLPHGTCSIKVWRMKVGRVDLLLLDTNIPQNQNPEYRDITDQLYGGDNVTRIQQELVLGVGGLRALKALGLEPTVYHMNEGHSAFLALERIRLSMQENRLSFEEALESARGNNVFTTHTPVPAGIDMFDPGLVYEYLHGYCERYGVPFDKFLSLGQGGTDEQGDRFSMAVLALKTSAYRNAVSRLHGEVSQEMFHKLWPDLPIHEVPITPITNGVHLPTWLNGDLALLYDQYLAPDWRERYPEGSIWEQVPEIPNDELWEIRRRRKRRLINFVRERMSKRAQERRASSIEQRRLAELFDPEAFTIGFSRRFATYKRATLIFRDKERLKKILSNPQMPVQILVAGKAHPKDNPGKQFIREIVQLSRDPGFAKHVVFIEDYDIEVARELVHGVDLWLNNPRRGEEACGTSGMKAAMNGTLNLSILDGWFDEAYEVSGGWAIGDRDQYSSDMDDLHASSIYSQLENDILPLFYKGREEGVPHGWMQRVKQSLMNLSPGFNCQRMIHDYTTRFYEPAHIGFLAVRRDNFQPAREKASWYAQVERLWSQVSIEDSGDGPGACVLTGTPIQLRAAVRLAGLTPEDVRVEAVVGRVNPDGGLEDTSVITLPPLSEQSEAVVFGRDFVPHQTGRLGYTLRVSPNHCDDPLTRPCLSPVKWTRS, from the coding sequence ATGCCATTCCAAGTTCAACCAGTGAAGGAGTTCCTGGTCAGCCCCGCGCTGCCGCCCGCCATTTCCCGCTTAGGCGAACTGGCGCACAATCTGCTGTGGAGTTGGGACCACACCATCCGGCCCCTGTTTCGCCGGCTGGACCCCTCTCTTTGGAAGGAATGCCACCGCAACCCCGTCTTGATGCTGGGTCGTATTCCGCAAGAGTCGTTGGAGAAAGCCGCCGCGGACCCGCGCTACATCGCTCTCTACCAGAGCGCGTGCCGCCGCTATGACCAGTACATGTCCCTGCCGCCCGACGCCAGCCGCAAGGACACCATGTTGGTTGCCTACTTCTCTATGGAGTATGGCCTGTCTGAGTCGTTGACCATCTATTCCGGCGGGTTGGGCATTTTGTCAGGTGACCACCTGAAGGCCGCCAGCGACGCCGGCCTGAATCTGGTGGGTATCGGGTTGCTCTATCAAAAAGGATACCTGCAGCAGTATCTGAATCCCGACGGCTGGCAGACCGAGAAGACGCCGGTTAACGATTTCTACACCTGGCCCGTACAGCCGGCCCTCGACGCCAACGGCAACGAGATCCTGGTGGAAGTGAAGCTGCCGCACGGCACCTGCTCCATTAAGGTCTGGCGGATGAAGGTAGGCCGCGTGGACCTGCTGCTGCTGGACACCAACATCCCGCAGAACCAGAATCCCGAGTACCGCGACATTACCGACCAGCTCTACGGCGGCGACAACGTGACGCGCATCCAGCAGGAACTGGTGCTGGGCGTGGGCGGCCTGCGGGCGCTGAAGGCGCTGGGGCTGGAGCCGACCGTCTATCACATGAACGAAGGCCACTCGGCCTTCCTCGCGTTGGAGCGGATCCGGCTGTCCATGCAGGAGAACCGGCTGAGCTTCGAGGAAGCGCTCGAATCGGCGCGCGGCAATAACGTCTTCACGACCCATACGCCTGTCCCGGCCGGCATCGACATGTTTGATCCGGGCTTGGTCTATGAGTACCTGCACGGATATTGTGAACGGTACGGGGTACCTTTCGACAAATTCCTGAGCCTGGGCCAGGGTGGCACGGACGAACAGGGCGACCGCTTCTCCATGGCTGTGCTGGCCTTGAAGACTTCGGCCTATCGCAATGCGGTCAGCCGCCTGCACGGCGAAGTTTCCCAGGAGATGTTCCACAAGCTGTGGCCGGACCTGCCCATCCATGAGGTGCCGATCACACCCATCACGAACGGCGTTCATCTGCCGACGTGGCTGAACGGCGACCTGGCGCTGCTCTACGACCAGTATCTGGCGCCGGACTGGCGGGAACGCTACCCCGAGGGCTCGATCTGGGAGCAGGTGCCCGAAATCCCCAACGATGAGTTGTGGGAGATCCGGCGCCGCCGCAAGCGCCGCCTGATTAATTTCGTCCGGGAACGCATGTCGAAGCGTGCGCAGGAACGGCGTGCGTCTTCCATCGAACAGCGGCGCCTGGCCGAACTCTTCGATCCGGAAGCCTTCACCATCGGGTTTTCGCGGCGCTTCGCCACTTACAAGCGCGCCACGCTGATCTTCCGGGACAAAGAACGGCTGAAGAAGATCCTCTCCAATCCGCAGATGCCCGTGCAGATCCTGGTGGCCGGCAAGGCGCACCCAAAGGACAACCCGGGCAAGCAGTTCATCCGGGAGATCGTGCAGCTTTCGCGCGATCCCGGCTTCGCGAAGCACGTTGTCTTCATCGAGGACTACGACATCGAAGTGGCGCGCGAACTGGTGCACGGCGTCGACCTGTGGTTGAACAACCCGCGCCGCGGCGAGGAAGCCTGCGGCACCAGCGGCATGAAGGCGGCCATGAACGGCACGCTCAACCTGTCGATTCTGGATGGCTGGTTTGACGAGGCGTATGAGGTCTCCGGCGGCTGGGCCATCGGCGATCGCGATCAGTATTCGTCCGACATGGACGACCTGCACGCGTCCTCCATCTATTCCCAACTGGAGAACGACATCCTCCCTCTGTTCTATAAGGGCAGGGAAGAGGGCGTTCCGCACGGCTGGATGCAGCGAGTGAAACAATCGTTAATGAATCTGAGTCCCGGCTTCAATTGCCAGCGCATGATTCACGACTACACCACGCGCTTCTACGAGCCGGCCCACATCGGCTTTCTGGCGGTGAGGCGCGACAACTTCCAGCCGGCGCGCGAAAAGGCGAGCTGGTATGCGCAGGTGGAGCGCCTGTGGTCGCAGGTCTCGATTGAAGATTCCGGCGACGGGCCGGGCGCGTGTGTGCTGACCGGTACTCCGATTCAGTTGCGGGCGGCGGTGCGCCTGGCTGGTCTGACGCCGGAGGATGTGCGCGTCGAGGCCGTCGTGGGCCGCGTCAATCCCGACGGCGGACTGGAAGATACCAGCGTGATCACCCTGCCCCCGCTGTCAGAACAAAGTGAGGCGGTTGTGTTTGGGCGCGATTTTGTCCCGCACCAGACCGGACGGCTGGGCTACACGCTGCGCGTGAGTCCGAACCATTGCGACGATCCGCTGACGAGACCCTGCCTGTCTCCGGTGAAGTGGACGCGGAGCTGA
- a CDS encoding RrF2 family transcriptional regulator, which produces MKLSAQEEYGLRCLLFMARHGETKSHSIPEISRAEGLSVPNVAKLMRILRLGGLVASVRGQAGGYTLSRPADQVTVSEILSLLGGSFFNPHFCDRHSGLERNCAHTGDCAVRLLWGAVQKSLDAILTKTTLRDLLRSEEDMLLFLKDHGAATVAEAQTVTVHSITN; this is translated from the coding sequence ATGAAGCTCAGCGCCCAAGAGGAATACGGGCTGCGATGCCTGTTATTTATGGCTCGCCACGGCGAGACGAAAAGCCACAGCATTCCTGAAATAAGCCGGGCCGAGGGTCTCTCGGTCCCTAACGTTGCCAAACTGATGCGGATTCTACGCCTCGGTGGACTTGTAGCCAGTGTCCGCGGTCAGGCGGGTGGGTACACTCTGTCGCGGCCGGCCGATCAGGTCACCGTCTCTGAGATCCTGTCGCTTCTGGGCGGCAGTTTCTTCAACCCGCACTTCTGCGACCGCCATTCCGGCCTGGAGCGGAACTGTGCTCACACGGGGGATTGCGCCGTGCGCCTGCTTTGGGGAGCCGTCCAGAAGTCACTGGACGCCATCCTCACGAAGACCACGCTGCGCGACCTGCTGCGCAGTGAAGAGGATATGTTGCTGTTTCTGAAGGACCACGGCGCCGCAACGGTAGCCGAAGCTCAGACGGTGACGGTCCATTCCATCACCAACTAA
- a CDS encoding ABC transporter substrate-binding protein codes for MWAGCVLVASCSRPRPTLTVGSKDGVQQLILGEILAQHLSKRLPGVQVARKFGLGNVALVHSSLLTGEINIYPEYSGTALFNVLNMQPDRGDDALLDQLREGYRTTYHCEWFGPLGFRYNRVFLIPRRIAEKRKIENLTQASANQEGWAIGSSREFRDRPDGMVLLARKYDLQLSAPVQILTEEQLHIAMSKDQITLGVTRTTDPRLGNGDLVEIPDDQRVFPLYETGYVVKLETLEAHPGLADAIKALYGKITLDQMRGMVRRVELEHADAGAVAAGFLKEAGLN; via the coding sequence GTGTGGGCCGGGTGTGTCCTGGTTGCCTCCTGCAGCCGGCCGCGCCCGACTCTCACTGTTGGTTCAAAAGACGGCGTTCAACAGCTGATCCTGGGAGAGATCCTCGCCCAACATCTCTCCAAACGCCTGCCGGGCGTCCAGGTCGCACGCAAGTTCGGCCTGGGTAATGTGGCCCTGGTCCACTCCTCCCTCCTCACCGGCGAAATCAACATCTACCCCGAATACTCCGGCACCGCCCTGTTCAACGTCCTGAATATGCAGCCTGACCGCGGCGACGACGCCCTGCTGGACCAGTTGCGGGAAGGCTATCGCACGACCTACCACTGCGAATGGTTCGGACCGCTGGGCTTCCGCTACAACAGGGTCTTCCTGATCCCGCGCCGCATTGCCGAAAAACGCAAAATCGAGAACCTGACGCAGGCCAGCGCCAATCAGGAAGGGTGGGCGATCGGCTCCAGCCGGGAGTTTCGAGACCGTCCCGATGGGATGGTGCTGCTGGCCCGGAAGTACGACCTGCAGTTGAGCGCCCCCGTCCAGATCCTTACCGAGGAACAGCTGCATATCGCTATGTCCAAGGACCAGATCACCTTAGGCGTCACTCGAACAACCGACCCGCGGCTCGGCAACGGCGATCTCGTGGAGATACCCGACGACCAGCGGGTGTTCCCGCTCTACGAAACGGGCTATGTCGTAAAGCTGGAGACACTCGAGGCGCACCCCGGCCTCGCCGATGCGATCAAGGCATTGTATGGGAAGATCACATTGGACCAGATGCGTGGAATGGTCCGCCGGGTGGAACTCGAACATGCCGATGCCGGAGCGGTCGCGGCCGGTTTTCTGAAAGAAGCAGGCCTGAACTAG
- a CDS encoding cobyric acid synthase, translating to MPAQVIAITSRLPGAGKTHVAAALAAWLKREGRHVAPLHLSRPEGDPFQCPEGGTVSRATALLAEACGLPAEPIYESGWPALPALLARHDVIVAELAAGDSAPAGYTVLELPVSLRDGFIQLGELPPLAPFEPNLTPQCPEDVAALPLWSLISAPRSGIISVPHLANFADFQLIRGAEWLTVQAPGRFQLLFVPASLEPAKDLEWIREASLDTWIAAQHASGTRLISTGWPYPGAEQLATGALKDNWTLSRILGRRVPPPLPTEESLDRLGHWLSEAPGVAKFVHQSV from the coding sequence ATGCCGGCCCAAGTCATTGCAATCACCAGCCGCCTGCCCGGAGCCGGCAAGACACACGTAGCCGCGGCGCTGGCCGCCTGGCTGAAGCGGGAAGGCCGCCACGTGGCCCCGCTCCATCTCTCCCGTCCGGAGGGCGATCCTTTCCAATGCCCGGAAGGCGGCACCGTCTCCCGCGCCACCGCGCTGCTGGCGGAGGCCTGCGGACTCCCCGCGGAACCGATCTACGAGTCCGGCTGGCCGGCCCTGCCCGCCCTCCTGGCTCGCCATGATGTCATCGTGGCGGAGCTGGCGGCCGGAGACTCGGCACCCGCCGGCTACACGGTGCTGGAGCTTCCGGTGAGCCTGCGGGACGGCTTCATCCAATTGGGTGAACTCCCGCCCTTGGCTCCGTTCGAACCCAACCTGACGCCCCAGTGCCCGGAAGACGTAGCCGCGCTTCCCCTGTGGAGCCTCATCTCGGCGCCGCGGTCCGGCATCATCTCGGTGCCCCATCTGGCCAACTTTGCCGACTTCCAGCTGATTCGCGGCGCCGAATGGCTGACCGTGCAGGCGCCCGGGCGCTTTCAGCTGCTGTTCGTCCCGGCTTCGCTGGAGCCGGCCAAGGACCTGGAGTGGATCCGCGAGGCGAGCCTCGATACCTGGATCGCCGCCCAGCACGCCTCCGGCACTCGCCTGATCTCCACCGGGTGGCCGTACCCTGGGGCGGAGCAGTTGGCAACCGGCGCATTGAAGGACAACTGGACCCTCTCCCGCATTCTTGGCCGGCGCGTCCCGCCGCCTCTCCCTACGGAGGAGTCGCTCGACCGGCTGGGCCATTGGCTGTCGGAAGCCCCCGGAGTGGCCAAGTTCGTGCACCAATCCGTCTGA
- a CDS encoding pyridoxal phosphate-dependent aminotransferase codes for MTITHGGNLFAISRERGWDWREVLDLSASINPLGPAPGVRPAIEAALERICHYPGQLPSELEAALAAEWRVSPHQVMAGGGATELLHFVARAGWNGPSALVTPVWSEFYRAFPHALRLPMDDPERWPQRGLLVLSQPVNPTGAEIPVEILRRAIAGREGPVLIDESFIEFTRTESAVWWTENHPNLLVLRSLSKFYALPGLRVGAIVGSSEWMERLNRRREPWQVSTLAEAAALAAIADREHAERTREVVETERRWLLEELSGLQGLHFAPGVANFLFAETDRPASEICDWFLDRKIILRNCTRLPGVAGEAIRFAVRTRPENERFVQAAKEFFCAPQE; via the coding sequence TTGACCATCACGCACGGTGGAAATCTGTTTGCCATCAGCCGGGAGCGTGGCTGGGACTGGCGGGAAGTGCTGGACCTCAGCGCCAGCATCAACCCGCTGGGGCCCGCGCCGGGTGTCCGGCCTGCCATCGAAGCGGCTCTGGAACGAATCTGCCACTATCCGGGGCAACTGCCCAGTGAACTCGAAGCGGCCCTGGCCGCGGAATGGCGGGTCTCACCCCACCAGGTGATGGCCGGCGGCGGCGCCACGGAGCTTCTCCATTTCGTCGCCCGCGCCGGTTGGAACGGCCCCTCCGCCCTGGTCACCCCGGTCTGGAGCGAATTCTACCGCGCCTTCCCCCACGCCCTGCGCCTGCCCATGGACGACCCGGAACGCTGGCCTCAACGCGGCCTGCTCGTCCTCAGCCAGCCCGTCAACCCGACCGGCGCCGAGATCCCCGTGGAGATCCTCCGCCGCGCCATCGCCGGCCGTGAGGGACCGGTTCTGATTGACGAGAGCTTCATCGAGTTTACCCGCACGGAATCGGCCGTCTGGTGGACAGAGAACCATCCCAACCTGCTGGTTCTGCGCTCCCTTTCGAAGTTCTACGCCCTGCCCGGCCTGCGCGTCGGCGCCATCGTGGGTTCGTCGGAGTGGATGGAGCGCCTGAACCGGCGGCGCGAGCCCTGGCAGGTGAGCACCCTGGCCGAGGCCGCGGCGCTGGCCGCCATCGCCGACCGCGAGCATGCCGAGCGCACCCGCGAAGTCGTTGAAACCGAACGCCGCTGGCTGCTGGAGGAGCTCTCCGGTCTGCAGGGCCTGCACTTCGCCCCGGGGGTCGCCAACTTCCTGTTCGCCGAAACCGACCGGCCCGCCAGCGAAATCTGTGACTGGTTCCTCGACCGCAAGATCATCCTGCGCAACTGCACCCGCCTGCCGGGCGTCGCCGGGGAAGCCATCCGGTTTGCCGTCCGCACCCGTCCGGAGAATGAACGCTTTGTCCAGGCGGCCAAGGAGTTCTTTTGCGCGCCGCAGGAATAG
- a CDS encoding ABC transporter substrate-binding protein yields MRAAGIARQLAVLTLITAAVCQAAQPQRIISTAPSITEVLYALGLGNRVAGVTQYCRYPVEAQQKPKIGSFLQPDFERILALKPDLVLVIKNPIQVADRLRKLGVHAEEVNQDSIEDVFRSIESIGRLTGTEAAARKLSAELRSQLNQVRAKAQTQPRIKALFLVGRSPGTLQGMVGVGPKTFIDELVTLAGGDNLLSNSPIQYPKVSVEQVLAGDPQVILDMGDFAHVEGKPLEQQQQFFQLWARYPNLQAVKTKRVVQIDSDVFIHPGPRMGIAARAIYDHLHGAAAR; encoded by the coding sequence TTGCGCGCCGCAGGAATAGCCAGGCAACTCGCGGTTCTCACCCTGATCACAGCCGCCGTCTGCCAGGCAGCCCAACCGCAGCGCATCATTTCCACAGCCCCCTCCATCACGGAAGTCCTTTATGCCCTGGGCCTTGGCAACCGTGTCGCGGGCGTCACGCAATACTGCCGCTACCCTGTGGAAGCCCAGCAGAAGCCCAAGATCGGTTCCTTCCTGCAGCCGGACTTTGAGCGGATCCTGGCCCTGAAACCGGATCTGGTCCTGGTGATCAAGAATCCCATCCAGGTGGCCGACCGTCTGAGGAAGCTCGGCGTCCATGCCGAGGAAGTGAATCAGGACTCGATTGAGGACGTGTTCCGGTCGATCGAATCGATCGGCAGGTTGACGGGCACCGAAGCCGCGGCCCGCAAGCTCTCGGCGGAGCTGCGGTCGCAGTTGAACCAAGTCCGGGCCAAAGCCCAGACACAGCCGCGCATCAAAGCGCTGTTCCTGGTGGGCCGGTCCCCTGGCACTCTGCAAGGCATGGTCGGCGTCGGCCCCAAGACCTTTATCGATGAACTGGTCACCCTGGCCGGCGGGGACAATTTGCTGAGCAACTCGCCCATCCAGTATCCCAAGGTCTCGGTGGAACAGGTGCTGGCCGGCGACCCGCAAGTCATTCTGGACATGGGCGACTTCGCCCACGTCGAAGGCAAGCCGCTGGAGCAGCAGCAGCAGTTTTTCCAGCTTTGGGCCAGATATCCCAACCTGCAGGCGGTCAAAACGAAGCGCGTCGTCCAGATCGATTCGGACGTGTTCATCCACCCCGGCCCGCGCATGGGCATCGCCGCCCGAGCCATCTACGACCACCTGCACGGAGCAGCCGCGCGATGA
- a CDS encoding ABC transporter ATP-binding protein, which produces MSVRYVLDRVGMRYGDIEVLADVTLTFDQPGMVALTGPNGAGKSTLLNIMSGLRGGFQGSCQLNGRNIAAWPRREFAREVALVPQSLKLDFPFTAEQVVLMGRTPYAGGLFESPEDWKAVERALELTDTTRFRHRDFRALSGGERQRVVLASALAQDPRALLLDEPTTFLDLQHQLSIYELLRNLAREGLLVIAVTHDLNLAAAYSDRVVALKNGRVAADADPCSALATDKIKDVFGVQAEWLQRADGKPWIAYGD; this is translated from the coding sequence ATGAGTGTCCGCTATGTGCTCGACCGCGTGGGCATGCGGTACGGCGACATCGAAGTGCTGGCTGACGTCACACTGACCTTCGACCAGCCGGGCATGGTCGCCCTGACCGGCCCCAACGGCGCAGGCAAGTCCACTCTTTTGAACATCATGTCCGGTCTGCGCGGCGGCTTCCAGGGCAGTTGCCAGTTGAACGGCCGGAACATCGCCGCCTGGCCGCGGCGCGAATTCGCCCGCGAGGTCGCACTGGTCCCGCAGAGCCTCAAGCTGGATTTTCCGTTCACGGCGGAGCAGGTGGTGCTGATGGGACGGACGCCCTATGCCGGGGGCCTTTTTGAGAGTCCGGAGGACTGGAAAGCCGTGGAACGGGCCTTGGAGCTGACCGACACCACGCGCTTCCGCCACCGCGATTTCCGTGCGTTGAGCGGCGGCGAGCGGCAGCGTGTCGTCCTGGCCTCGGCGCTGGCGCAGGATCCGCGCGCCCTGCTGCTGGACGAACCCACCACCTTTCTCGACCTCCAGCACCAGCTCTCGATCTACGAACTGCTGCGCAATCTGGCGCGAGAGGGCCTGCTGGTGATCGCCGTCACGCACGACCTGAACCTGGCCGCGGCTTACTCGGACCGCGTCGTGGCCCTGAAGAACGGCCGTGTGGCCGCCGACGCCGACCCCTGTTCCGCCCTCGCTACCGACAAGATCAAGGACGTGTTTGGAGTCCAGGCCGAATGGCTGCAGCGCGCGGACGGAAAGCCGTGGATCGCGTATGGGGATTGA
- a CDS encoding FecCD family ABC transporter permease — MGIEPVTPARAVRIILLALIVTALVAVITPLIGPAKIDLARAFRGESPDAQMFFGVRLPRTILALLVGGALATAGVLFQALLRDALATPYTLGVSSGASLGAVIAICLGINQLGGLPAVWVAALLGAAGVLLLVVAVAAEGRRMSSFTLLLAGVTINSVVMSLIMLLHNLASVGQSFAIVHWLMGNIDPVDAGTLWWMAGIILPVCGGLCLMARQWNLMSVGEEWAATRGASPQKLLMLGYIAGSLLTAVVTAVTGPIGFIGLVVPHAVRLKLGGDHRLLMPVSFLLGAALLTVCDTVARTILVVEIPVSVVTALIGGPFFIALLRSRRRSLWL, encoded by the coding sequence ATGGGGATTGAACCGGTCACTCCGGCGCGGGCAGTCCGGATCATCCTGCTGGCCCTGATCGTCACCGCCCTGGTCGCGGTGATCACCCCGCTGATCGGGCCGGCGAAGATCGACCTGGCCCGGGCCTTTCGCGGCGAATCGCCGGACGCCCAGATGTTTTTCGGCGTCCGCCTGCCGCGCACCATCCTGGCCCTGCTGGTCGGCGGAGCCCTGGCTACCGCCGGCGTCCTTTTCCAGGCCCTGCTGCGCGACGCGCTGGCAACTCCTTATACCTTGGGTGTTTCCAGTGGGGCTTCGCTGGGCGCGGTGATCGCGATCTGCCTGGGGATCAACCAACTGGGCGGCCTGCCCGCGGTGTGGGTCGCGGCCCTGCTGGGCGCGGCGGGAGTCCTGCTGCTGGTGGTCGCCGTAGCCGCCGAAGGCCGCCGTATGTCGTCGTTCACGCTTCTGCTGGCCGGGGTCACTATCAACAGCGTGGTGATGTCGCTCATCATGCTGCTGCACAACCTGGCCAGTGTCGGCCAGAGCTTTGCGATTGTGCACTGGCTGATGGGCAACATCGATCCCGTGGACGCGGGCACGCTGTGGTGGATGGCCGGCATCATCCTGCCTGTCTGCGGCGGGCTGTGCCTGATGGCGCGGCAATGGAATCTGATGTCGGTGGGCGAAGAGTGGGCGGCCACGCGCGGCGCGTCCCCGCAGAAGCTGCTGATGCTGGGCTACATCGCCGGATCGCTGCTGACGGCGGTGGTCACGGCGGTGACAGGGCCCATCGGCTTCATCGGCCTGGTGGTGCCTCACGCGGTCCGGCTGAAGCTGGGCGGTGATCACAGGCTGCTAATGCCTGTATCATTCCTGTTGGGTGCGGCGCTGCTGACGGTGTGCGACACGGTGGCGCGTACAATACTGGTGGTGGAGATTCCTGTGAGCGTGGTGACGGCGCTGATTGGCGGGCCGTTCTTTATCGCGCTGCTGCGAAGTCGAAGGAGGAGTTTATGGCTTTAG
- a CDS encoding bifunctional adenosylcobinamide kinase/adenosylcobinamide-phosphate guanylyltransferase: MALAVVGGGRRSGKSRYALALASAHGPKLGFIATLQPDDEESAQKVERARSERGAEFITVEEPLEIARLIEERASVFDAVVIDDLTLWVSNLVMAGRTDEQVEQEATRLIELSKNCKAELIMVTSDVDFGFPMDGEPSRHFRRLAGLINRQAAESASRLYWMVFGVPKRIR, translated from the coding sequence ATGGCTTTAGCAGTCGTGGGCGGGGGGCGCCGTTCCGGCAAGAGCCGCTACGCCTTGGCGCTGGCGAGCGCACACGGCCCGAAGTTGGGATTCATCGCCACGCTGCAGCCCGACGATGAAGAGTCGGCGCAGAAAGTCGAACGCGCGCGAAGCGAACGCGGCGCCGAATTCATCACCGTGGAGGAACCGCTGGAGATCGCCCGGCTGATTGAGGAGCGGGCCTCTGTGTTTGATGCGGTGGTGATTGATGACCTGACACTGTGGGTCTCGAATCTGGTGATGGCCGGCCGTACGGACGAACAGGTGGAGCAGGAAGCCACCCGGCTGATTGAGCTTTCGAAGAACTGTAAGGCTGAACTGATCATGGTAACCAGCGACGTCGATTTCGGCTTCCCGATGGACGGTGAACCGTCCCGGCACTTCCGGCGTCTTGCCGGACTGATCAATCGCCAGGCGGCGGAATCCGCCTCGCGGCTCTACTGGATGGTCTTCGGAGTACCAAAGCGAATCCGATGA